One region of Novipirellula artificiosorum genomic DNA includes:
- a CDS encoding glycosyltransferase WbsX family protein codes for MNCLRPFTIAVLVLGLFGSHVIAQDRSLEKNKSDENPVQKYDVAAYVWPSYHPDDRARMFWPDGIGEWETVMKSKAKFPGHQHPRVPIWGYTNEADPYVMEMQIDAAADHGVNVFIFDWYWYDRLPFLEGCLNEGYLKARNNDRVKFYVMWANHDAKLMWDRRNADDVSTKKNKSIVWKGGIDREEFEIVVNRWIDQYFHHPSYYKIDGKPVVMIYDLANLVAGLGGIEETVDAMKWFRSTAKDAGFPDIELQATLRKGGGHQLTGVDGGKLGNQDQLIEDFGFDSLTHYQFVHMTNVDREYKEIIPDVVRIWNEVDRTSNANYHPHVSIGWDNSPRKINEIGPVIKDNTPARFKQALERAKEFVDQHPDQTPLITINSWNEWTETSYLQPCRTYGYGYLEAVRSVFLDSEIHNKKTRSTNSVD; via the coding sequence ATGAATTGCCTTCGTCCCTTCACCATTGCTGTGCTCGTATTAGGTCTGTTTGGCTCTCACGTCATAGCCCAGGACCGGTCATTAGAAAAAAACAAGTCCGATGAGAATCCGGTCCAAAAGTACGACGTGGCCGCCTACGTTTGGCCATCGTATCATCCCGATGATCGAGCCAGGATGTTTTGGCCGGACGGTATCGGCGAATGGGAAACGGTGATGAAGAGCAAGGCAAAATTCCCGGGGCATCAACACCCAAGGGTCCCGATCTGGGGATACACCAACGAGGCGGATCCTTATGTCATGGAAATGCAAATCGACGCGGCGGCCGACCATGGCGTGAACGTTTTCATCTTCGACTGGTACTGGTACGACCGGTTACCTTTCCTCGAGGGATGTCTTAACGAAGGTTACCTTAAGGCTCGCAACAACGATCGCGTCAAGTTTTATGTGATGTGGGCCAATCATGATGCGAAATTGATGTGGGATCGACGGAACGCGGATGACGTTTCGACGAAGAAGAATAAATCGATCGTCTGGAAAGGCGGCATTGATCGCGAAGAGTTTGAAATCGTGGTCAACCGCTGGATTGACCAGTACTTTCATCACCCTTCCTATTACAAGATCGACGGCAAGCCGGTCGTGATGATCTACGATCTTGCCAACCTAGTCGCGGGACTGGGCGGCATTGAAGAAACCGTCGATGCGATGAAGTGGTTTCGGTCGACGGCAAAGGACGCTGGCTTTCCTGATATCGAGTTGCAGGCGACGCTTCGCAAGGGAGGTGGGCATCAGTTGACGGGTGTCGATGGCGGAAAACTCGGAAACCAGGATCAATTGATCGAAGACTTCGGATTTGATTCGCTCACGCACTACCAGTTTGTTCACATGACCAATGTGGACCGCGAGTACAAAGAAATCATTCCGGACGTTGTTCGGATTTGGAACGAGGTGGATCGCACCAGCAACGCCAATTACCATCCGCACGTCTCGATAGGCTGGGACAATAGCCCGAGGAAGATCAATGAAATCGGTCCTGTGATCAAAGACAACACGCCGGCACGCTTCAAGCAAGCCCTCGAAAGGGCGAAGGAGTTTGTGGACCAGCATCCTGACCAGACCCCGCTGATCACAATCAATAGCTGGAACGAGTGGACCGAGACCAGTTATTTACAGCCCTGCCGAACATACGGCTACGGGTATCTAGAAGCGGTAAGGTCAGTATTCTTGGATTCGGAAATACACAATAAAAAGACGCGGAGCACGAACTCCGTTGACTGA
- a CDS encoding sigma-70 family RNA polymerase sigma factor produces the protein MATDSDRQNERPDPHETFLRLWTLHEPSLRAFVRSCCPKAQEVDDVMQEVSVAALRKFSTLDDHSAFGAWACLIARYELLSARRRFARDRLVLAEDIVGLLAEEGADELLLRQQQLKALDHCIAKLPRERRELALAAYAKDTTIRELAARLKRTEGSLYQLLSRIRKELYRCMESTLPGAQS, from the coding sequence ATGGCAACAGATTCCGACCGGCAAAACGAACGTCCTGATCCGCATGAGACCTTCCTGCGGCTTTGGACGCTGCACGAGCCGAGCCTGCGCGCGTTCGTGCGATCGTGCTGCCCGAAGGCGCAGGAAGTGGACGACGTGATGCAGGAGGTCAGCGTTGCCGCCCTGCGTAAGTTTTCGACGCTCGATGACCATTCCGCCTTCGGTGCGTGGGCCTGTCTGATCGCCCGCTATGAATTGCTTTCGGCGCGGCGGCGATTCGCACGGGATCGCCTGGTACTCGCCGAGGATATCGTTGGACTCTTGGCAGAAGAAGGCGCTGATGAATTGCTGTTGCGGCAGCAACAACTCAAAGCGCTGGATCACTGTATCGCGAAGCTACCGCGTGAGCGTCGCGAACTGGCGCTGGCGGCGTACGCGAAGGACACAACGATTCGTGAGTTGGCTGCGCGGTTGAAGCGAACCGAAGGCTCGCTCTACCAACTCCTTTCACGAATCCGCAAGGAGTTATATCGATGCATGGAAAGTACTCTCCCGGGAGCTCAATCATGA
- a CDS encoding FAD-dependent oxidoreductase: protein MLNRRDFVKAGAIGFSFVAGSGWALTYDPIDVSGGEFNNCIPFRKKPRVIREAVPGFLWADAADFQDYGGWALDTQHVGFMGSSYLIAHGTSKTVSDATLKLKAVKPGEYRLWIRSRNWIPEHAPGTFGVAVNGTDSGKTFGAQKEKGWIWQDGGVHELSGAALLTLQDKTGIFGRCSSIILTRDLNYQPPVKIEAFKNERARLSGVSNEIKRGGSYDVIVVGGGPSGGPAAIAAARTGAKTALVSNRPVLGGNSSAEIGVPVQGAAKKHPGKPVRETGIIEEAGRIELYGMTEEQLTKQGYSVTMSRPFKTLADAEPQLDLHENFWLEGVKKKGARITEVILVDTLTGERKSLSGKMFIDCTGDAWLGHHAGADERVGREAFSEYQEEGAPEEADNITMSACLRAGRRDMRKVTFHQSRKHETPQAYTPPPWIYDLPEEWLNGRMGGGSQEGMYRRMTSWAVNGTWWYEHPGDVDDLWDPEFARDELIRVNYTMWDYFKNHWEERKRLAKYSLDYVGFMAGKRESRRLMGDLVLNANDAIENRQFDDVIAHTGWTLDVHHHLGILSTEGPFTIDTHIPIGQIPYRCLYSRNIDNLLMAGRCASATHLALGTVRIQASCAVTGQAAGTAAGVALKHQTTPRGVYQEHMTELQQLLLKNDQYVPGIPNRDPADLALGAKVTATSGPSTADNVVNGIARPTLDGKTNTWESDSKQSLPQSIELTLEKPSKVGAIQCVFDTDLTVSMPTQRTNRVPEECVRDYTLECRVNGKWQRVVRERDNFQRFRRHQFRQVLADKVRLTVEATNGAETARVVELRVYPDAAPLLMG, encoded by the coding sequence ATGTTGAACAGACGTGATTTTGTAAAAGCTGGGGCGATTGGTTTTTCTTTTGTGGCCGGTTCGGGGTGGGCGCTTACATATGATCCGATTGACGTGTCCGGAGGTGAATTCAATAACTGCATCCCGTTCCGTAAAAAGCCGCGCGTGATCCGCGAAGCGGTGCCCGGATTTCTGTGGGCTGATGCGGCTGATTTTCAGGATTATGGGGGGTGGGCGCTCGACACCCAACATGTCGGTTTTATGGGGTCCTCCTATTTAATTGCCCACGGCACCAGCAAGACGGTGTCGGATGCGACCTTGAAGCTGAAGGCGGTGAAGCCCGGTGAATACCGCCTTTGGATTCGCAGCCGCAACTGGATTCCGGAACATGCACCGGGCACCTTCGGCGTAGCGGTTAATGGCACGGATTCCGGCAAAACCTTCGGTGCACAGAAGGAGAAGGGCTGGATTTGGCAGGACGGCGGCGTGCATGAGCTGTCAGGCGCTGCGCTGCTGACGCTGCAGGACAAAACTGGCATCTTTGGGCGCTGCTCCTCCATTATTCTGACGCGCGATTTGAATTATCAGCCGCCTGTCAAAATCGAAGCGTTTAAAAATGAGCGTGCCCGGTTGAGCGGTGTTTCCAATGAAATCAAACGTGGCGGCAGCTATGATGTGATTGTGGTGGGCGGTGGCCCGTCCGGCGGTCCGGCGGCCATTGCAGCGGCCCGCACAGGCGCCAAGACCGCTCTGGTTTCCAATCGTCCGGTGCTGGGTGGCAACTCCAGTGCCGAGATTGGTGTTCCGGTGCAGGGCGCCGCGAAAAAACATCCCGGGAAGCCGGTGCGCGAAACAGGCATCATCGAAGAGGCCGGACGAATCGAGCTGTATGGGATGACGGAGGAGCAACTGACGAAACAAGGGTATAGCGTCACGATGTCGCGTCCCTTCAAAACGCTGGCCGATGCCGAGCCGCAGCTCGATTTGCATGAAAATTTCTGGCTCGAAGGGGTCAAGAAAAAGGGCGCGCGTATCACGGAAGTGATTCTCGTTGATACGCTGACCGGAGAGCGCAAATCACTATCTGGAAAAATGTTTATCGATTGCACCGGCGATGCCTGGTTGGGGCACCATGCCGGGGCCGATGAACGCGTCGGTCGCGAAGCCTTCAGCGAATATCAGGAAGAGGGCGCCCCCGAAGAAGCAGACAACATTACCATGAGCGCCTGTCTGCGCGCGGGTCGTCGTGATATGCGCAAAGTGACGTTTCATCAAAGCCGTAAGCATGAGACCCCGCAAGCCTACACCCCGCCGCCGTGGATCTATGATTTACCGGAAGAATGGTTGAATGGCCGCATGGGAGGCGGCTCGCAGGAAGGCATGTATCGACGCATGACGAGCTGGGCAGTGAATGGCACCTGGTGGTATGAGCATCCCGGCGATGTCGACGATCTGTGGGATCCGGAATTTGCCCGGGATGAGTTGATCCGGGTGAACTACACCATGTGGGATTATTTCAAGAATCATTGGGAAGAGCGGAAACGACTGGCTAAGTACAGCCTGGATTATGTCGGCTTTATGGCCGGAAAACGCGAGAGCCGCCGGTTGATGGGCGATCTGGTGCTCAACGCCAATGACGCGATTGAAAATCGACAGTTCGATGATGTGATCGCTCATACCGGTTGGACTTTGGATGTGCACCATCATCTCGGTATTCTTTCCACGGAAGGCCCTTTCACCATTGATACCCATATTCCAATTGGGCAGATTCCCTACCGTTGCCTGTATTCACGTAACATCGATAATTTATTGATGGCGGGTCGCTGCGCCAGTGCTACGCATTTAGCGCTGGGAACGGTGCGTATTCAAGCGTCCTGTGCGGTGACCGGACAGGCGGCCGGAACGGCTGCCGGAGTAGCATTGAAGCATCAAACGACACCGCGCGGGGTGTATCAGGAGCACATGACCGAGCTGCAGCAGCTGTTGCTTAAAAACGACCAGTATGTACCGGGCATTCCGAATCGCGATCCGGCGGATCTCGCGCTCGGTGCCAAGGTGACCGCCACCAGCGGCCCGAGTACTGCGGACAATGTGGTTAACGGCATTGCCCGCCCGACACTGGATGGCAAAACGAATACCTGGGAGTCTGACTCGAAACAGTCACTGCCTCAATCGATCGAGCTGACACTGGAAAAGCCGTCAAAAGTCGGCGCTATCCAGTGCGTGTTTGACACGGACCTGACCGTTTCCATGCCCACGCAGCGCACGAATCGGGTGCCTGAAGAGTGTGTGCGTGACTATACGTTGGAGTGCCGCGTGAACGGAAAATGGCAGCGTGTTGTCCGCGAACGCGACAATTTCCAGCGTTTTCGTCGGCACCAATTTAGACAGGTTCTCGCGGACAAGGTGCGTCTGACTGTCGAAGCCACCAATGGAGCCGAAACGGCTCGCGTTGTGGAGCTGCGCGTCTATCCCGACGCCGCACCACTGTTAATGGGATAA
- a CDS encoding FecR domain-containing protein, which yields MNDDKLSLLHRYLDGAITPEELGQLENLLRSSADARATLRSLATIDAKWQQIVADDAIGTPTKRESVSRITKRPIPLWLTLSALAASLIFGAFGWFRTPEQQAAQVERGIARVIRVEGQSSVGKDGIVASGTELYPGDELVMPKGLIELAFRETGVHVIATAPLKLMLDSDQRVSLLEGQVKLVVPPQGVGFVVDTAQRKFVDLGTSFVVSASASGSEVLVLDGEISVSAHHDTPADLMHEGDFARFDQKGDLKSQGQLEDDLTRAIPELSLLSTNPGAGSLQGMILGYDGSNEIENHVPWKDFIARGLSPLIQSGFRDRDCLEAFKQGKQLSFRGIAGAFHQFPEHAGLTPYALEGGWVKWYHGRVVPPRSGRYRFWGYADNHLLVAIDGKPVFEGSRRNSSFKELGIPRSNNPAYPCLVASAGFARSDWIDLEHEPVQLDVMFGEISGNGTTGLLLVEREGEQYEETFWGQPKWPIFLTAKPSVEESAEFERLLNHLEPRIMGAFSVSEEAIWKVADEATPE from the coding sequence ATGAACGACGACAAGCTCAGCCTGCTGCACCGATACCTCGATGGTGCCATCACTCCCGAGGAGCTCGGTCAGCTAGAGAACTTGCTGCGCAGTAGCGCTGACGCGCGAGCCACGCTGCGTTCGCTGGCGACAATCGACGCGAAGTGGCAGCAAATCGTGGCCGATGACGCGATAGGCACGCCGACCAAACGCGAGTCTGTTTCGCGAATCACGAAGCGGCCGATTCCATTGTGGCTGACCTTGAGTGCCCTTGCCGCCTCGTTGATCTTTGGTGCATTCGGCTGGTTTCGCACACCTGAACAGCAAGCCGCGCAGGTCGAGCGTGGTATCGCCAGAGTCATTCGAGTCGAAGGACAAAGCAGCGTTGGAAAGGACGGCATCGTTGCAAGCGGGACCGAGCTGTACCCCGGCGACGAGTTGGTGATGCCAAAAGGTTTGATCGAGCTTGCGTTTCGCGAAACAGGCGTGCATGTGATCGCGACGGCGCCACTCAAGTTAATGCTCGACAGCGACCAACGTGTTTCACTGCTCGAAGGACAGGTCAAGCTCGTTGTTCCGCCGCAAGGCGTCGGGTTTGTGGTCGATACAGCTCAAAGAAAATTCGTCGACTTAGGGACCAGCTTTGTTGTCTCAGCGAGCGCGAGTGGCTCTGAGGTACTCGTGCTCGACGGGGAAATTTCGGTGAGCGCTCACCATGACACGCCAGCGGATTTAATGCATGAGGGCGACTTCGCCAGGTTCGATCAAAAGGGCGATCTTAAATCACAAGGACAACTAGAAGACGATTTGACCAGGGCGATTCCTGAGCTTTCTCTCCTTTCAACCAATCCCGGCGCTGGCTCATTGCAAGGAATGATCCTCGGGTATGACGGGTCGAATGAAATCGAAAATCACGTTCCTTGGAAAGACTTCATCGCCCGCGGTCTTTCGCCGCTGATCCAATCCGGCTTCCGAGACCGCGATTGCTTGGAGGCATTCAAGCAAGGTAAGCAACTGAGTTTTCGCGGTATCGCGGGAGCCTTTCACCAGTTTCCTGAACATGCGGGGCTGACCCCCTATGCTTTGGAAGGTGGCTGGGTGAAATGGTACCACGGTCGGGTTGTTCCACCTCGTTCAGGACGATATCGATTCTGGGGCTACGCCGACAATCACTTGCTCGTTGCGATCGATGGAAAGCCCGTCTTTGAAGGATCGCGGCGAAATTCTTCGTTCAAGGAACTTGGGATACCCCGCTCCAACAACCCCGCTTACCCCTGTCTGGTTGCGTCAGCCGGTTTCGCACGTAGCGACTGGATCGATCTGGAGCATGAGCCAGTGCAACTTGACGTCATGTTTGGAGAGATCTCAGGCAACGGCACGACCGGCCTGTTGCTTGTTGAGCGCGAAGGCGAGCAGTACGAAGAAACGTTCTGGGGCCAACCGAAATGGCCTATCTTCCTGACCGCAAAACCAAGCGTTGAAGAGTCGGCTGAGTTTGAGCGGTTGCTCAATCATTTGGAACCAAGGATCATGGGAGCATTTTCCGTATCCGAAGAAGCTATTTGGAAAGTGGCCGATGAAGCGACGCCGGAGTGA